The following are encoded in a window of Kitasatospora fiedleri genomic DNA:
- a CDS encoding type I polyketide synthase, with protein sequence MTSPQQPQAPEEYEVEPVAVVGMACRVPGADTVDGFWRNMRDGVESITRFTREELLAAGVDPATADDPDYVPAAGYLPEADAFDAAFFGFNAREAETMDPQHRVFCETAWQAVEDSGHDPARFTGEVGVFAGTFMNKYLMANLSTNARFQRSPMAPVARMFNDKDFLATRVAHTMDLTGPALTVQTACSTSLVATHLACQSLLNYECDTALVGGVAINLPLKSGYPAADSGLFSADGHCRPFDADSGGTVPGNGAVVLVLRRLSEALADRDHVYAVIRGSAINNDGSLKAGYAAPSVDGQSRAVAAALAVAGVDPATVGYVETHGTATRVGDPIEVTALTQAFDSPGTRPGQCALGSVKANIGHLDAAAGVAGLMRAALAVHHAVIPPTANFTTPNPDLALERTPFHVPAEAADWHTDGTPRRAGVSSFGVGGTNAHVVVEQAPAPAERPGRARAWQLLPLSAHTKEAADRAAERLADHLAGPGAAAPLADTAFTLQDGRRAFPVRRFAVCTDPADAVAVLRGAEPERLTTRTVRGGRQEAVFTFPGGGMQHPDMGLDVYRSEEVFRAEVDRCAALLEPRLGYDLRRLLFPSAFTPLEGRELRGGAATMGRDQGAGVISSLFTVEYALARQLTAWGVRPAALLGHSLGEYVAACLAGVFSLEDALEITLARGELFAAMEPGRMLVVQQPEALLAPRLGARISVSAVNAPDLTVVAGPDADIAALLTELRAEGVDCRKVSVPVASHSWMVEPHLPEFTRRVSALTLSAPRLPVVSSVTGRPLTAAEATDPGYWARHLRQPVRYADGLRTALDRPGRVLLEVGPGRALTALAAAQRLAPAPVAIPTMGLPRDPVPDLAHLVTAVGRLWQQGVEVDWPAFHGPADPRRVPLPGYPFERARHWVEPGRSALAEPAAAEPDTAARDTDPDTAATAPAQPDDAPRTPRELQVARIWCDLLGLERIGVDEDFFDLGAHSLMVTQATRQLRRSGISTLSARDVLRASSVAALAALVDRLADGAAAAPPAGPVLEDEVRLDPAITAEGLPPLQDGPPRTVLLTGATGFVGAFLCAELLASTDATVLCLVRAATEAEGEERLRAVLDSYGLPQPAARRLRVVTGDLAQPLLGLGAERFAALAEQVDTVLHCGAWVNFVRPYRALKASNVLGTQEVLRLATTARLKPVHYVSTLAVLAGAVVGGATLIREDDPLPPPVGHDTAYSQSKWVAEGLIALARERGVPVAVHRAGAVLPDSRNGAANSEDYVTKVIQGCVQLGLAPLRRYPLAVGTVDHTARQVVQLLADPKSPGRTFHTISPDTLEWNEIFDRMREFGFPVRSVPFHEWRDALIDQVDRDGEDSALAPLMAMIGETPDRAMPVMDSANTLALTDPRTCAAPPLDADYFARMLGFFVRRRLLPAPADADADRDPQPTTTEN encoded by the coding sequence ATGACCAGTCCGCAGCAACCGCAGGCCCCCGAGGAGTACGAGGTCGAGCCGGTCGCCGTGGTCGGCATGGCCTGCCGGGTGCCCGGGGCCGACACCGTCGACGGGTTCTGGCGCAACATGCGCGACGGCGTCGAGTCGATCACCCGCTTCACCCGGGAGGAACTGCTCGCCGCCGGCGTCGACCCGGCCACCGCCGACGACCCGGACTACGTCCCCGCCGCCGGGTACCTCCCGGAGGCCGACGCCTTCGACGCCGCCTTCTTCGGGTTCAACGCCCGCGAGGCGGAGACCATGGACCCGCAGCACCGGGTGTTCTGCGAGACCGCCTGGCAGGCCGTCGAGGACAGCGGCCACGACCCGGCCCGGTTCACCGGGGAGGTCGGCGTGTTCGCCGGCACCTTCATGAACAAGTACCTGATGGCCAACCTCTCCACCAACGCCCGCTTCCAGCGCTCCCCGATGGCCCCCGTCGCCCGGATGTTCAACGACAAGGACTTCCTGGCCACCCGGGTCGCCCACACCATGGACCTCACCGGGCCCGCGCTGACCGTGCAGACCGCCTGCTCCACCTCGCTGGTCGCCACCCACCTGGCCTGCCAGTCGCTGCTCAACTACGAGTGCGACACCGCGCTGGTCGGCGGCGTGGCGATCAACCTGCCGCTGAAGAGCGGCTACCCCGCCGCCGACAGCGGCCTGTTCAGCGCCGACGGCCACTGCCGCCCGTTCGACGCCGACAGCGGCGGCACCGTGCCCGGCAACGGCGCCGTGGTGCTGGTGCTGCGCCGGCTCAGCGAGGCGCTCGCCGACCGCGACCACGTCTACGCGGTGATCCGCGGCTCCGCGATCAACAACGACGGCTCGCTGAAGGCCGGTTACGCGGCCCCCAGCGTCGACGGCCAGTCCCGGGCGGTCGCCGCCGCCCTCGCGGTGGCCGGCGTCGACCCCGCCACCGTCGGCTACGTCGAGACGCACGGCACCGCCACCCGGGTCGGCGACCCGATCGAGGTCACCGCCCTCACCCAGGCGTTCGACTCGCCCGGCACCCGGCCCGGCCAGTGCGCGCTCGGCTCGGTCAAGGCCAACATCGGCCACCTGGACGCCGCGGCCGGCGTCGCCGGACTGATGCGCGCCGCCCTGGCCGTGCACCACGCGGTGATCCCGCCGACCGCCAACTTCACCACCCCCAACCCCGACCTGGCCCTGGAGCGCACCCCGTTCCACGTCCCGGCCGAGGCCGCCGACTGGCACACCGACGGCACCCCGCGCCGGGCCGGCGTCAGCTCCTTCGGCGTCGGCGGCACCAACGCCCACGTCGTCGTCGAACAGGCCCCCGCCCCCGCCGAGCGCCCCGGGCGGGCCCGGGCCTGGCAGCTGCTGCCGCTGTCCGCGCACACCAAGGAGGCCGCCGACCGGGCCGCCGAACGGCTCGCCGACCACCTGGCCGGCCCCGGCGCCGCCGCCCCGCTCGCCGACACCGCCTTCACCCTCCAGGACGGCCGCCGGGCCTTCCCGGTGCGCCGCTTCGCGGTCTGCACCGACCCCGCCGACGCGGTCGCCGTGCTGCGCGGCGCCGAACCCGAGCGGCTCACCACCCGCACCGTCCGCGGCGGCCGCCAGGAGGCGGTGTTCACCTTCCCCGGCGGCGGCATGCAGCACCCCGACATGGGGCTGGACGTCTACCGCTCCGAGGAGGTGTTCCGCGCGGAGGTCGACCGCTGCGCCGCGCTCCTCGAACCCCGGCTCGGCTACGACCTGCGCCGGCTGCTCTTCCCGTCCGCCTTCACCCCGCTGGAGGGCCGCGAACTGCGCGGCGGCGCCGCCACCATGGGCCGCGACCAGGGCGCCGGGGTGATCTCCTCGCTGTTCACCGTCGAGTACGCGCTGGCCCGGCAGCTGACGGCCTGGGGCGTGCGGCCCGCCGCCCTGCTCGGCCACAGCCTCGGCGAGTACGTCGCGGCCTGCCTGGCCGGGGTGTTCTCGCTGGAGGACGCGCTGGAGATCACGCTGGCCCGCGGCGAGCTGTTCGCCGCCATGGAGCCCGGCCGGATGCTGGTGGTCCAGCAGCCCGAGGCGCTGCTCGCCCCCCGGCTCGGCGCGCGGATCTCGGTCTCCGCCGTCAACGCCCCCGACCTGACCGTGGTCGCCGGGCCGGACGCGGACATCGCCGCGCTGCTCACCGAACTGCGCGCCGAGGGCGTCGACTGCCGCAAGGTCAGCGTCCCGGTCGCCAGCCACTCCTGGATGGTCGAGCCGCACCTGCCCGAGTTCACCCGCCGGGTCTCCGCCCTGACCCTGTCCGCCCCGCGGCTGCCGGTCGTCTCCAGCGTCACCGGCCGCCCGCTGACCGCCGCCGAGGCCACCGACCCCGGCTACTGGGCCCGCCACCTGCGCCAACCCGTCCGGTACGCCGACGGCCTGCGCACCGCCCTGGACCGGCCCGGCCGGGTCCTGCTGGAGGTCGGCCCGGGCCGGGCGCTCACCGCGCTCGCCGCCGCCCAGCGGCTGGCCCCCGCCCCGGTGGCGATCCCCACCATGGGCCTGCCGCGCGACCCGGTGCCCGACCTGGCGCACCTGGTCACCGCCGTCGGCCGGCTCTGGCAGCAGGGCGTCGAGGTCGACTGGCCCGCCTTCCACGGCCCCGCCGACCCGCGCCGCGTCCCGCTGCCCGGCTACCCGTTCGAGCGCGCCCGGCACTGGGTCGAACCCGGCCGCAGCGCCCTGGCCGAACCCGCCGCCGCCGAACCGGACACCGCCGCCCGGGACACCGACCCGGACACCGCCGCCACCGCCCCGGCGCAGCCCGACGACGCGCCCCGCACCCCGCGCGAGCTCCAGGTCGCCCGGATCTGGTGCGACCTGCTCGGCCTCGAACGGATCGGCGTCGACGAGGACTTCTTCGACCTCGGCGCGCACTCCCTGATGGTCACCCAGGCCACCCGCCAGCTGCGCCGCTCCGGCATCTCCACGCTCTCCGCCCGGGACGTGCTGCGGGCCTCCTCGGTCGCCGCGCTCGCCGCCCTGGTCGACCGCCTCGCCGACGGCGCCGCCGCGGCCCCGCCGGCCGGCCCGGTGCTGGAGGACGAGGTGCGGCTCGACCCGGCGATCACCGCCGAGGGACTGCCGCCGCTCCAGGACGGCCCGCCGCGCACCGTGCTGCTCACCGGCGCCACCGGCTTCGTCGGCGCGTTCCTCTGCGCCGAACTGCTGGCGAGCACCGACGCCACCGTGCTCTGCCTGGTCCGGGCCGCCACCGAGGCCGAGGGCGAGGAGCGGCTGCGCGCCGTGCTGGACTCCTACGGCCTGCCGCAGCCCGCCGCCCGCCGGCTGCGGGTGGTCACCGGCGACCTCGCCCAGCCGCTGCTCGGCCTCGGCGCGGAGCGCTTCGCCGCCCTCGCCGAGCAGGTCGACACCGTCCTGCACTGCGGCGCCTGGGTCAACTTCGTCCGCCCCTACCGGGCGCTGAAGGCGTCCAACGTGCTCGGCACCCAGGAGGTGCTGCGGCTGGCCACCACCGCCCGGCTCAAGCCCGTCCACTACGTCTCCACCCTCGCCGTGCTGGCCGGCGCGGTGGTCGGCGGCGCCACCCTGATCCGCGAGGACGACCCGCTGCCGCCGCCGGTCGGCCACGACACCGCGTACAGCCAGAGCAAGTGGGTCGCCGAGGGCCTGATCGCGCTGGCCCGCGAACGCGGCGTCCCGGTCGCCGTGCACCGGGCCGGCGCGGTGCTGCCCGACAGCCGCAACGGCGCCGCCAACAGCGAGGACTACGTCACCAAGGTGATCCAGGGCTGCGTCCAGCTCGGCCTGGCCCCGCTGCGCCGCTACCCGCTGGCGGTCGGCACCGTCGACCACACCGCCCGGCAGGTCGTCCAGCTGCTGGCCGACCCCAAGTCGCCGGGCCGCACCTTCCACACCATCAGCCCCGACACCCTGGAGTGGAACGAGATCTTCGACCGGATGCGGGAGTTCGGCTTCCCGGTCCGCAGCGTCCCGTTCCACGAGTGGCGCGACGCGCTGATCGACCAGGTCGACCGGGACGGCGAGGACAGCGCGCTCGCCCCGCTGATGGCGATGATCGGCGAGACCCCCGACCGGGCGATGCCGGTCATGGACAGCGCCAACACGCTGGCCCTCACCGACCCGCGCACCTGCGCCGCCCCGCCCCTGGACGCCGACTACTTCGCCCGGATGCTCGGCTTCTTCGTCCGCCGGCGCCTGCTGCCCGCGCCCGCCGACGCCGACGCCGACCGGGACCCGCAACCCACCACCACGGAGAACTGA
- a CDS encoding metal-dependent hydrolase family protein, whose amino-acid sequence MALLLTGATMIDGLGGDPVARASVLVEDDKIAGIGVDGPAGDADLVDLSGLTLLPGLIDAHVHIGHSSEMRAVLNLEVSVAERAADIFRTLRETIDAGFTAVRDCGGIDHGVLRTVGRGLVPGPRIWASASPLVQCGGHGHLGSPFAPPDDSFHFRVRGLTAVGRISDGCDEVRKAARECFRQGATFLKMAVTGGVVSIADSLDDTQFTVEEIATAVTEAKARHTYVTVHAHNVHGIHNAVKAGVECVEHGTGIDEETAAMMAAGRVNLVPTLAIAKVLEENFDQHGLPPQIRERVGDTMQGMIDGLLAAREAGVLIGSGSDLIGPKQDRRGLEIALKAKVLGAAEAIRSATSVNAKIMRVDDRIGSIETGKLADLIAVDFDPLAEPELFDDPSRVVLVVKGGRIVKDTRK is encoded by the coding sequence ATGGCCCTGCTCCTGACCGGCGCCACCATGATCGACGGACTCGGCGGCGACCCCGTCGCGCGCGCCTCGGTCCTGGTGGAGGACGACAAGATCGCCGGGATCGGCGTCGACGGCCCGGCCGGGGACGCCGACCTGGTCGACCTCAGCGGCCTCACCCTGCTGCCCGGCCTGATCGACGCCCACGTGCACATCGGCCACTCCAGCGAGATGCGCGCCGTGCTCAACCTGGAGGTCTCGGTCGCCGAGCGCGCCGCCGACATCTTCCGCACCCTGCGCGAGACCATCGACGCCGGCTTCACCGCCGTCCGCGACTGCGGCGGCATCGACCACGGCGTGCTGCGCACCGTCGGCCGCGGCCTGGTGCCCGGCCCGCGGATCTGGGCCTCCGCCTCGCCGCTGGTCCAGTGCGGCGGCCACGGGCACCTGGGCTCGCCGTTCGCCCCGCCGGACGACAGCTTCCACTTCCGGGTCCGCGGCCTGACCGCCGTCGGCCGGATCTCGGACGGCTGCGACGAGGTCCGCAAGGCCGCCCGCGAGTGCTTCCGGCAGGGCGCCACCTTCCTCAAGATGGCCGTCACCGGCGGCGTGGTCTCCATCGCCGACTCCCTCGACGACACCCAGTTCACCGTCGAGGAGATCGCCACCGCCGTCACCGAGGCCAAGGCCCGGCACACCTACGTGACCGTGCACGCCCACAACGTGCACGGCATCCACAACGCGGTCAAGGCCGGCGTGGAGTGCGTCGAGCACGGCACCGGCATCGACGAGGAGACCGCCGCGATGATGGCGGCCGGCCGGGTCAACCTGGTCCCGACCCTGGCCATCGCCAAGGTGCTCGAGGAGAACTTCGACCAGCACGGCCTGCCGCCGCAGATCCGCGAACGGGTCGGCGACACCATGCAGGGCATGATCGACGGCCTGCTCGCCGCCCGCGAGGCCGGCGTGCTGATCGGCTCCGGCTCCGACCTGATCGGCCCCAAGCAGGACCGCCGCGGCCTGGAGATCGCCCTCAAGGCCAAGGTCCTCGGCGCCGCCGAGGCGATCCGCTCGGCCACCTCGGTCAACGCCAAGATCATGCGGGTCGACGACCGGATCGGCTCGATCGAGACCGGCAAGCTGGCCGACCTGATCGCCGTCGACTTCGACCCGCTGGCCGAGCCCGAGCTCTTCGACGACCCCAGCCGGGTGGTCCTGGTGGTCAAGGGCGGCCGGATCGTCAAGGACACCCGCAAGTAG
- a CDS encoding helix-turn-helix transcriptional regulator, whose amino-acid sequence MSSTGNDHRRRRTGVGRTVAGAEPAQTRNGAPLVGRGRVLEALGGALDRLVARGGTALVKVTGDAGVGRSTVLGEFSRIARAAEAVVLSFRTAEERSEIPLGTFAEGMTGLEELPGLSGVSGGQVVRRSLDAYPPGPLVLVMDDLHMADPQSVETLADLLRHPPRPSTLFVLGYRDRQNTGALLRALGGRAKEMPVEHLHLEPLLEQDYDELLAGVATSVTRRRLHRESGGNPEYLKVLLAEQAVSTAPLDGGLTPQPSRSDCYVAFDKEIAPLAPETRGVAETAAVLGDEFEVGLVAELLGLSSATVLMAIGELIRRDLIRPVVPGQYFAFRHPVVRRSVYHNSELSWRVGMHGRADAALCARGASAMERAPHVEQCTAYGDQEAIGLLESAARAVSLDDPDATCAWLTTALHALPQGPGHDPQRGRLMLQLAEAQALSGRLLDSRHLMHQALEMLPTGDLAEHAVAVASVAKVQRLLGRPEETAALLHRELEALGEEVTPACAMLKFEVSTGLLHRGDPDGAYRAAEEVLAIAAQLRHRPLQASALGVMAMAASAVGRPAPALDHHASATATLDSMLDSELAQSLDATVWIGWSGVLLERWNDALRHFHKGAEFATRSGSRLFLPHLLAGQAYVLCERARLAEARSTAEHAVYLAELSGSPEALVNSYAILAYVDIAQGRRVEALTSAGKATVQPPRSAGGWKEMMALRALSEAKLLNGDAESCLALIAKAGGPDLPQADAGSRVSWYELLTRAELALGQPEAARVWADRAWAAAARLDKPGRYALAELARAHVLLARQREDAVPTAQQAVQGLELAGRSLDALRARVVLGAALWQQGRHEEAGRELKSAESALNQLGAPVLARAARSERRRLAAGAPRTRPGDSERTVTALTGRERQIAGLLGDGLTNRQIAKCLHISEKTVEMHLSNVFAKLGVANRAAVSAIITRERLEGEPVPVDRPRVGTSSGDRA is encoded by the coding sequence ATGAGCAGCACAGGGAACGATCACCGGCGCCGACGAACCGGCGTCGGCCGGACGGTGGCCGGGGCGGAGCCGGCACAGACCCGGAACGGCGCTCCCCTGGTGGGGCGCGGCCGGGTGCTGGAGGCGCTGGGCGGGGCGTTGGACCGGCTGGTGGCCCGGGGGGGCACGGCCCTGGTCAAGGTGACCGGCGACGCCGGCGTGGGCCGGAGCACGGTGCTGGGCGAGTTCTCCCGGATCGCCCGCGCCGCGGAGGCCGTGGTGCTCAGTTTCCGTACCGCGGAGGAGCGTTCGGAGATCCCGCTGGGCACCTTCGCGGAGGGCATGACCGGGCTGGAGGAGCTGCCCGGGCTCTCCGGGGTGTCGGGCGGCCAGGTGGTGCGCAGGTCGCTGGACGCCTACCCGCCGGGCCCGCTGGTCCTGGTGATGGACGACCTGCACATGGCCGATCCGCAGTCCGTCGAGACCCTGGCCGACCTGTTACGGCACCCGCCCCGGCCGTCGACGCTGTTCGTCCTCGGGTACCGCGACCGGCAGAACACCGGCGCGCTGCTGCGGGCCCTGGGCGGCCGGGCCAAGGAGATGCCGGTCGAGCACCTCCACCTGGAACCGCTGCTGGAGCAGGACTACGACGAACTGCTGGCCGGGGTGGCCACCTCGGTCACCCGCCGCCGGCTGCACCGGGAGAGCGGCGGCAACCCCGAGTACCTGAAGGTGCTGCTGGCCGAGCAGGCGGTCTCGACCGCCCCGCTGGACGGCGGCCTGACCCCGCAGCCGTCCCGCTCGGACTGCTACGTGGCCTTCGACAAGGAGATCGCCCCGCTGGCCCCGGAGACCCGGGGCGTGGCGGAGACCGCGGCGGTGCTGGGCGACGAGTTCGAGGTGGGCCTGGTCGCCGAGCTGCTCGGCCTGTCGTCGGCGACGGTGCTGATGGCGATCGGCGAGCTGATCCGGCGCGACCTGATCCGGCCGGTCGTCCCCGGCCAGTACTTCGCCTTCCGGCACCCGGTGGTGCGCCGCTCGGTCTACCACAACAGCGAACTGAGCTGGCGGGTCGGCATGCACGGCCGGGCCGACGCGGCGCTGTGCGCCCGCGGGGCGTCCGCGATGGAGCGGGCCCCGCACGTCGAGCAGTGCACCGCCTACGGCGACCAGGAGGCGATCGGCCTGCTGGAGAGCGCCGCCCGGGCCGTCTCGCTGGACGACCCGGACGCCACCTGCGCCTGGCTCACCACCGCGCTGCACGCGCTGCCGCAGGGGCCCGGGCACGACCCGCAGCGGGGCCGGCTGATGCTGCAACTGGCCGAGGCGCAGGCGCTGTCCGGGCGGCTGCTGGACTCCCGCCACCTGATGCACCAGGCCCTGGAGATGCTCCCCACCGGGGACCTGGCCGAGCACGCCGTCGCGGTCGCCTCGGTCGCCAAGGTGCAGCGGCTGCTGGGCCGCCCGGAGGAGACCGCCGCGCTGCTGCACCGCGAGCTGGAGGCGCTCGGCGAGGAGGTCACCCCGGCCTGCGCGATGCTCAAGTTCGAGGTGTCCACCGGGCTGCTGCACCGCGGCGACCCGGACGGCGCCTACCGGGCCGCCGAGGAGGTGCTGGCCATCGCCGCCCAGCTCCGGCACCGGCCGTTGCAGGCCTCCGCGCTGGGCGTGATGGCGATGGCCGCCAGCGCGGTCGGCCGGCCGGCGCCCGCGCTGGACCACCACGCGAGCGCCACCGCGACGCTGGACAGCATGCTGGACAGCGAGTTGGCGCAGAGCCTGGACGCCACCGTGTGGATCGGCTGGAGCGGCGTGCTGCTGGAGCGCTGGAACGACGCGCTGCGGCACTTCCACAAGGGCGCCGAGTTCGCCACCCGGTCCGGTTCGCGGCTGTTCCTGCCGCACCTGCTGGCCGGGCAGGCGTACGTGCTGTGCGAGCGGGCCCGGCTGGCCGAGGCGCGTTCCACCGCGGAGCACGCGGTGTACCTGGCCGAGCTGTCCGGCAGCCCGGAGGCGCTGGTCAACTCGTACGCGATCCTGGCGTACGTGGACATCGCGCAGGGCCGCCGGGTGGAGGCGCTGACCAGTGCCGGCAAGGCCACCGTGCAGCCGCCCCGGTCGGCGGGCGGGTGGAAGGAGATGATGGCGCTGCGGGCGCTGTCCGAGGCGAAGCTGCTGAACGGGGACGCCGAGAGCTGCCTGGCACTGATCGCGAAGGCCGGCGGGCCCGACCTGCCGCAGGCCGACGCGGGCAGCCGGGTCTCCTGGTACGAGCTGCTGACCCGGGCGGAGCTGGCCCTGGGGCAGCCCGAGGCGGCCCGGGTCTGGGCCGACCGGGCCTGGGCGGCGGCGGCCCGGCTGGACAAGCCCGGCCGCTACGCACTGGCCGAACTCGCCCGCGCGCACGTGCTGTTGGCCCGCCAGCGGGAGGACGCGGTGCCGACCGCGCAGCAGGCCGTGCAGGGCCTGGAGCTGGCCGGCCGGTCGCTGGACGCGCTGCGGGCCCGGGTGGTGCTGGGGGCGGCGCTGTGGCAGCAGGGCCGGCACGAGGAGGCCGGGCGGGAGCTGAAGTCCGCCGAGTCGGCGCTGAACCAGCTGGGCGCCCCGGTGCTGGCCCGGGCCGCCCGTTCGGAGCGCCGCCGGCTGGCGGCCGGGGCGCCCCGGACCAGGCCGGGCGACTCAGAGCGGACGGTCACCGCGCTGACCGGCCGGGAGCGCCAGATCGCCGGGCTGCTCGGCGACGGCCTGACCAACCGTCAGATCGCCAAGTGCCTGCACATCTCCGAGAAGACCGTGGAGATGCACCTGTCCAACGTCTTCGCGAAGCTGGGCGTGGCCAACCGGGCGGCGGTCTCGGCGATCATCACTCGCGAACGGCTGGAGGGGGAACCGGTGCCCGTGGACCGGCCGCGGGTCGGGACCTCCTCCGGGGACCGGGCCTAG
- a CDS encoding MbtH family protein: MSDSTPEYLVVVNHENQHSIWEAALPVPAGWTPEGFTGPKEDCLARIEEVWTDLRPRRPRTHA, from the coding sequence GTGTCCGACAGCACGCCCGAGTACCTGGTCGTGGTCAACCACGAGAACCAGCACTCCATCTGGGAGGCCGCCCTGCCGGTCCCCGCCGGCTGGACCCCCGAAGGCTTCACCGGCCCCAAGGAGGACTGCCTGGCCCGCATCGAGGAGGTGTGGACCGACCTGCGCCCGCGCCGCCCGCGCACCCACGCCTGA
- a CDS encoding NADPH-dependent FMN reductase, with protein sequence MVDWTAATRPPLVIGIGGTGRPDSTTERALRLALDGAARAGAEVRTFGGEDLGRLPVFVPGRGEPTAATREFLDQVARADGFVLASPSYHGGVAALVKNALDHLEELRHDPRPYLDGRAVGCVVTAAGWQTGGGTLASLRATVHALRGWPTPLGITVNSAEQKLRDDGTEADRRCLEQLALVGRQVAEFALGRSFAPRAAAGAAR encoded by the coding sequence ATGGTTGACTGGACGGCCGCGACCCGGCCACCGCTGGTGATCGGCATCGGAGGCACCGGCAGACCGGACTCGACGACCGAGCGCGCGCTGCGCCTCGCGCTGGACGGCGCCGCCCGGGCCGGCGCCGAGGTGCGGACGTTCGGCGGCGAGGACCTCGGCCGACTGCCGGTGTTCGTCCCCGGCCGCGGCGAACCCACCGCCGCCACCCGGGAGTTCCTCGACCAGGTGGCCCGGGCCGACGGCTTCGTGCTGGCCAGCCCGAGCTACCACGGCGGGGTCGCCGCCCTGGTCAAGAACGCCCTCGACCACCTGGAGGAACTGCGCCACGACCCGCGCCCCTACCTGGACGGCCGGGCGGTCGGCTGCGTGGTCACCGCGGCCGGCTGGCAGACCGGCGGCGGCACCCTGGCCTCGCTGCGGGCCACCGTGCACGCCCTGCGCGGCTGGCCCACCCCGCTCGGCATCACCGTCAACTCGGCCGAGCAGAAGCTGCGCGACGACGGCACCGAGGCCGACCGGCGCTGCCTCGAACAGCTCGCCCTGGTCGGCCGCCAGGTCGCCGAGTTCGCGCTCGGCCGCTCCTTCGCCCCCCGGGCCGCGGCGGGAGCCGCCCGATGA
- a CDS encoding acyl-CoA carboxylase subunit beta produces the protein MSTETATPAATATPAAAAPASPATAEAPAPAGRPTTAQRIAEHLARREEARRPGSPRAARRRRALGKFTARERIELLLDPGSFLETDPLVRHRSTNFGLEANRPAGDGVVTGTGTVDGRPICVYAQDVTSHNGSVGEMFGVKVGKLLDLAMQTGCPVVGINDSSGARLQEGVLALAAYGQVARRVVTASGVIPQISVIMGVCAGGAVYTPAATDFVVMVERTSHMFVTGPDVIRSVTGESVGLEELGGAAVHARRTGNAHYMATDEEDALLYVKELLSFLPSNNCVDPPVFPAPEALEVTAADLELDAVIPDAVEQAYDMAEVLDRILDDGELLEVHPEFAPNILCGFARIEGRSIGVVANQPKFLAGSLDIDAAEKAARFVRFCDAFNLPILTLVDVPGFLPGTVQEYAGIIRRGAKLGFAYIESTVPKVTVIVRRAYGGGYAVMGSKELGADLCLAWPTAEIGVMGARGGVDVLFHQRIAAAADPEAARRELTEEYERTVISPYVAAEHGCIDDVITPSETRVSVVKALRALRTKRMAPPYKKHSNIPL, from the coding sequence ATGAGCACCGAGACCGCGACCCCGGCGGCGACCGCGACCCCGGCCGCCGCCGCGCCCGCTTCCCCGGCCACCGCGGAGGCCCCCGCCCCCGCCGGGCGGCCGACCACCGCGCAGCGGATCGCCGAGCACCTGGCCCGCCGCGAGGAGGCCCGCCGCCCCGGCTCGCCGCGGGCCGCCCGCCGCCGCCGGGCGCTGGGCAAGTTCACCGCCCGGGAGCGGATCGAGCTGCTGCTCGACCCCGGCTCCTTCCTGGAGACCGACCCGCTGGTGCGCCACCGCTCCACCAACTTCGGCCTGGAGGCCAACCGCCCGGCGGGCGACGGCGTGGTCACCGGGACGGGCACCGTCGACGGCCGCCCGATCTGCGTCTACGCCCAGGACGTCACCTCGCACAACGGCAGCGTCGGCGAGATGTTCGGCGTCAAGGTCGGCAAGCTGCTCGACCTGGCCATGCAGACCGGCTGCCCGGTGGTCGGCATCAACGACTCCAGCGGCGCCCGGCTCCAGGAGGGGGTGCTCGCGCTGGCCGCCTACGGCCAGGTGGCCCGCCGGGTGGTGACCGCCTCCGGGGTGATCCCGCAGATCTCGGTGATCATGGGCGTCTGCGCGGGCGGCGCGGTCTACACCCCGGCCGCCACCGACTTCGTGGTGATGGTCGAGCGGACCTCGCACATGTTCGTCACCGGCCCGGACGTGATCCGCTCGGTGACCGGCGAGAGCGTCGGCCTGGAGGAGCTCGGCGGCGCCGCCGTGCACGCCCGCCGCACCGGCAACGCGCACTACATGGCCACCGACGAGGAGGACGCCCTCCTCTACGTCAAGGAGCTGCTCTCCTTCCTGCCGAGCAACAACTGCGTGGACCCGCCGGTCTTCCCGGCCCCCGAGGCGTTGGAGGTGACCGCCGCCGACCTGGAGCTGGACGCCGTGATACCGGACGCGGTGGAGCAGGCGTACGACATGGCCGAGGTCCTCGACCGGATTCTCGACGACGGCGAACTGCTGGAGGTGCACCCGGAGTTCGCCCCGAACATCCTGTGCGGCTTCGCCCGGATCGAGGGCCGCAGCATCGGCGTGGTCGCCAACCAGCCGAAGTTCCTGGCCGGTTCGCTGGACATCGACGCGGCCGAGAAGGCGGCCCGCTTCGTCCGCTTCTGCGACGCCTTCAACCTGCCGATCCTCACCCTGGTCGACGTGCCCGGCTTCCTGCCCGGCACCGTGCAGGAGTACGCCGGCATCATCCGGCGCGGCGCCAAACTGGGCTTCGCCTACATCGAGTCGACCGTCCCGAAGGTCACCGTGATCGTCCGCCGGGCCTACGGCGGCGGCTACGCGGTGATGGGCTCCAAGGAGCTCGGCGCCGACCTGTGCCTGGCCTGGCCCACCGCCGAGATCGGCGTGATGGGCGCCCGCGGCGGTGTCGACGTGCTGTTCCACCAGCGGATCGCCGCCGCCGCCGACCCGGAGGCCGCCCGCCGCGAACTCACCGAGGAGTACGAACGGACCGTCATCAGCCCGTACGTGGCCGCCGAGCACGGCTGCATCGACGACGTGATCACCCCGTCCGAGACCAGGGTCTCGGTCGTCAAGGCCCTGCGCGCACTGCGCACCAAGCGAATGGCGCCGCCGTACAAGAAGCACAGCAACATTCCGCTCTGA